ATTCAGTTGTCCGTGTATTTCCACAGGCTTGTGTGCACTGTCTATAAACAATGACAACTGCTACTTGGCGTATCCAGGGAGTGCGACCATTGGAGAGGTGCAGGTCTTCGACACCATTAACTTGGTGAGGTCCTCGTGAGACTCTGTCAGATGTCTTTCACTGGGAAAGCATGCAGTGCATACTTGGCCCAGCAGCATGGCTTTCCCTGGTGCTCTCTTTAGGTGGCAGAGCGCTCACACAGTACTGAGCTCCAGAGTGTGCTTGTTGGCAGAACCCAGCCAACAGGGTTAGCTGCCTTGCTTGTTGCAGTCTGAGCAGTGTTTCCATGGCCTGCCCACCACGTGGCTGCACTATTCACGTTGACCTTAGTAATGGTGTTCTTACAGCCTCTTTCCCCTGATGACCCTGATGATAGCATGGGGACAAGGCTATTATTGTACGAGAGTCATGTTTTCCTGATTTCCCCTTTTCAGAGAGCTGCAAACATGATCCCGGCTCATGACAGTCCCTTAGCAGCCCTGGCTTTTGATGCAAGTGGGACCAAGCTTGCCACTGCTTCTGAGAAGGTATGTCTGCTGTGGCTGGAGGAAACCTGGGTCAGTGGTCTCCACAAGCCCTGCTCATTGTGTTCACACAGTTACCAAGCAGATTTTTATAGTCCCCAGTGCACAGAAAATCAAAGACCCACTGTGCAGAGATAGCACAGTATAAGTTAACCACAGTTAGCTTCCCACCTTATGAGAATGTATCTGAGGGAAACAACTTGTATGGAGGACAGATAGGTTAGTTAGTGGTCAGAGGGTTCTGTCACTTTGAGCCTGCTCCATGACCAAAACAAAAGTTGCTTATGTGGTAGCCAGGAAGAAGGgtatggtggggggagggggaatttGGGGACCTGGTACCCCTATATTGCCTTTAAAGACATTAACAGAGATTAGATGAACTTGGTCTAGGCTTCACCTCTTGAAGGTTCCACCACCTTCATTAGTGCCATAGGCTGGGGACCTTGAAACCATAGCAGTGTGCCATTTTTTGACATACTGTAGGGCCAGTGAGGTGGTTCTCCAAGTGTACATGttggtgcttgtgtgtgtgcatgtccatatATGTACaggtgcatgtacatacatggagAAGGCTAGAGGCTGACATGACCTGAGTTGAGTCCCTGAAACATggtaggaaagaactgactccttcagGCTTACATCGGGCTCATGTGCACTGTGATACATGCACccacaagcatgcacatatacatacacaaagcataattataaaaaaaaagtgcttgctTGTGGCATAAGATAGGAAAACATTGGGCATGGTAATGACTCAagaagcaggtgggtctttgAATTCAGATCCAGTCTGGTCtagatagtgagttctaggctaaccagggacatagtgggaccctgtctcaaaaacaatagccaggtgtgatggtataagtctttaatcccagcactccaagacagaggcaggcagatctctgaggccacctggtctacaaatagagTTTCTGGACAGCCCAAGGCTAttaacaaagagaaaccctgtctcaaaaagacccaCATATACAACAGCAAAAAACTGCGTTAATGGCTGTAAACATCACTATTTTGAAACATTGATGTTGTCTCTTGCATATTATTTCGGGTAATGGTGTGTTTACGTGTAAATCCCAAGTACGTGTGTCTGATTATTAATATAAGTGATTCCAGTAAGGTCTCTGGGTGAAGATTCGGAGCATTTAGGGTGCTCCATGTTTGGCTTCAAGGCTGCTTGTGTTTGGATCAGTAAGCTGACTTTAAGCACTGCTGTGGTGGTGAACAAAAGTAGGATAGAATGTTCTGATCCATAGCAGCAGGGTGTGTGCAGCTCCAGAATGGAGCTCAGAGGAAGGATGCCAGAGCTTCCCTGCAGCCCAGCCGCGTTGGAAGCTGACTATATGCTGGCTTATGTGTAGAGTagtatgaaaaacagaaaggtcagtttttaattttgtcattgaaaattctgttttcttccccttttttCCTCTGTCTGACCCAGGGGACAGTGATCCGTGTATTTTCCATTCCAGAAGGACAAAAGCTGTTCGAGTTCCGGAGAGGAGTGAAGAGGTGAGTATGTGGTTCTACATCTGCGGGCAGCAGGAGACTGCCACACTAGGCCTACCTTAagcatgtgagacctcaaagtctgctgCCACAATGGCTTgcttcctgcaacaaggccacaccccctaatagtgccactccctatgggtcaagcattcaaacacatgagtctatgggggcattcctagtcaaaccaccacactcgacacaggagttctctgtgtagccctggctgtcctggaactcaatttatagaccaggctggcctcaaacttacaaagatccacctgcctgtgcctcccaagtgatagaattaaaggtgtgggccaccacgtCCAGATTGAATGATTACAATTTCAAAGCCAGGCacaataagactctgtctcaaaaaacaaataaaagaattgtTCTTACTGGTTTTATCACAAGCAAGTTCCTTTGTCCTGAGAAGGTAGCCAAGAAGAACAGAAAAGTCTTCTGTAGGACCAAGTGTGTCTCCTCTGTGGTCACAGTTACAAGTCCCTAGGAAGGCACTGCTGTGCCCCCACTCCCAACTGCTGCTGGTGTGTTCTGTGGGGGTGGAGCTGGGCCCTCTCTCACAGCCCCTGTTCCTCAGGTGTGTGAGCATCTGCTCCCTGGCCTTCAGCATGGACGGCATGTTCCTCTCTGCATCCAGCAACACAGAAACTGTACACATCTTCAAACTGGAGGCCGTGAGGGAAAAGTGAGTTGCAAAgacaagtttgtctttttgtattcttttgcttttttgttattttatttgtttgtttttcaagacagggtttctctgtgtagccctagctgtcctggaactccctctgtagaccaggctggcctcaaactcacagagatccaccagcctctacctcctgagtgtgggattaaaggattgtgccaccaccgctcagctaAAAATAAGCTTTTCTAATATGGTTTGTTGGGAGTGGGAGGCACTGAGGATCAAATCTAGGGTCTCAACGGTGTTACGGGGACATGTGGCCACTGTGCTAGCTGGTCTCTACTTGTAAGGAAGGGTTgataagatgactcagtgggtaaaggtgtcaAGCCTGCAACgggagttccatccctgggaacCAAGTGGTGGGAAGAGAGTATACTCATGtacattgtcctctggcctccacaagcatactcaagcatgtgcacacacacataataaaattgtTAACTAATTTGAAAACAACACCtcttggtggctcactcctttgatcccaggattcaggaggcagaggcaggtggatctctgtgagttcgaggccagcctggtctacagagtgagttccaggacaacctccaatgcaatacagagaaaccctgtctcaaaaaacaaacaaacaaacaaacaaaaacataaaggactggagaaatgtctcagtggttaaaagcattggctgctcttctggaggtgtcctgagttcaagtcccagcataactcataaccatctgtaattagatctggcaccctcttctggcctacaggtatacatgcagacagaatgctgtatacataataaataaataaaaatctttaaataaaaattttttaaaataaaaaacatacacaaaattaaactgTCCACATTCACTAGAAAAGCATGGCACAGAGCCACTCTGCTCTGTGGCACTATTTCTGGGTGCAGACGTGGTCTGACTGTAACATGGGCATGATACCACGAAGCCCAGCTTCAGCATGAGACCTCTGCTCAGGGGATGCTGTGGTGTGTGAAGGTGCTAAGGTCTGAGGCCAGGAATCAGGGTCCCAATGTTGTCTTCTGATGGGTGGCCGTGTGTTCCCACTCCACACCCTCTGCACTTGGGTGTCTAGAATGACTCCCAGCTCTGACCTGCTCACAGGTCATCAAGGAGGTGAGTGCTTCCATCTTAAACTTTAAGTCCCTGAAACATATGTATGGTAAAGAGACTGGACCCTTCCCTCCTCACGTTCAGGAGCATCCCATTGGGGCCAGTATTGATGGGAGCTTAAGTTCCATCCAAGTGTCTGTCGTTAAAAGCATGTACAAGATATGCAGCAGAGGAGTATACAACATCCAGCAAGACACCCTGAGTGCAACCCCTAGCACCCACAAGTAATCCTGACCTCATTATAATCACAAGTCCACATGCTAGTGAAACATGGCAGGAGCTTGAGTGAGTCTGGGGTGTGTGCTGCTCCAGAGAGTGCCCCTGGTAAAATGTTTTCACAGCCACAGCCACTGGGCAGGGAAAAAACAGGATACTCTGTGCTTTGCCCCGCTGATCTTTGTGAAGTGTAGAGGGTTAATCAGTGGGTCTAGGGCTGGCTCTGTAGTTCTCAGTGAGGATCCAGCCTCACCTGTGTGATGGTGCTTCCAGACCTCCAGAAGAGCCCACCACCTGGACCGGCTACTTTGGGAAGGTGCTCATGGCGTCTACCAGCTACCTGCCTTCACAAGTGACCGAAATGTTCAACCAGGGCAGGGCCTTTGCCACTGTTCGACTACCATTCTGTGGCCATAAAAACATCTGCTCCTTAACCACGTGAGTACAGACTGAGCCTGTGGCTCCACCTTCTCCTAGTCCACACCAGAGCCGGGGAGCAGAGCCACGGTGCTTGTTGCCAGGTTGCAGAGGTGTGTGTGACCCTGTCCAGCCTGTCCAAGCCTGGGTGCCATCAGGTACTGCCTAgtacaggaagatccctgggccCAGTATCTGGGTGTCTTCTGAAATTCTCACCACAGAACATCCTTTGCATTTTGCAGGGTGTTTGTGTTGATGGGAAACATTAAGAAAGACACTAGGAAATTGACACTATTTAGTGGCCGCATCTGGGTGCACACAGATCCTGTTTGTGCAGTTGGGAGTGTCAGGCACGGAGCACTGGAAAGCTTGTCTGTAAGATGTGTGACAGCACAGCTCCAGCTTGAATAGCTAAAAGACTGCAGTTTAGTGCTCTGCTAGAACAAGCACCGCATGTGTGAAAGCTTGTGGACACTCACCCTCGGGCTGGGAGGTTCTCGTGAGCATCAGCTCTGTCCCACATAGGAGCCAGGGGTGGCCATGTGCACCTGTTccagcacgagggaggcagagacagtggtcACTAGGACTTGCTGGCCACCAACCTGCACCCAGCTGAGTGGAATAAGCCTAGAGTGGTAGAGCAGGACATCTCATGCCCTCATCTGGCTTccctacatacatatatagatgaGCACATATATAGTGACCCAAGAAACAGATAGCTACCCTGCTCCACCATGTGctctttggaattcagtatgtgCTCACACCCAGGCCACCCTTGGCCTTGCCAGCTTCACTCTGAGGAGCCCAGGTACTGTCTTCATCTAGTGCACTAGCAGGTTTCTTCCTAGCCTGGCTGAGATGTAGGTTTAGTTGGATGCCTtttgtgaaggaaaaaaaaaagtcttccttgTAAATTATGGCTGCTTTTCTTTAGAATTCAGAAGATCCCTCGGTTGCTGGTAGGAGCATCAGATGGCTATTTATACATGTACAACCTGGACCCGCAGGAAGGTGGCGAGTGTGCCCTGATGCGTCAGCACAGGTGAGGCTGCTCTGCATGGCAGTCTGCAGCTGTGGGCGTTGGGGTAGGTCTGTGCTTTCATCCCCTTAGGACTGATATGCTAGCCTTTGTCATTGGCAAGCATCATCTCCCCATTGAAATTCACTTTTCTGGTGCTAAGAGCCTCTACTTTCCCTTGCTGGCCAGGAGGAAAGGCGCCTGAGGCAGCAATGATATGTGTGTGAGACTCAGGGTTTACAGTAAGGTGTCCTCATGGAAGGAGTCTGCAATCTCAACCTTAGGATGCAAGTGGGGACTTTGCAGTTGGTGATTGAGATGTGTGTGACTTGAAGTCACTGTGGAAATCCCAGGAGCAGATTCCTGGTGTTTGTTGGTGGGTGTGTTCTATCAGGTGGCACTCTCTCCGTGACCAGCACATCAGGCCCCAGGATGTGCTGTACATACTATGTCCATCTGTACTTCTGGAACACTTGTTTGAGATGGGTCCTGCTCTGCAGCCTCAAACTAagggaaatcctcctgcctcaacctccaatTGCTGGGACTTTGAGAATGAGCCAGCATACCCAGCTTGAACAGTGAGTGTGACCCCGTTGGTTTACTGTCTCCAGGCTCGATGGCAGTATGGAGACGACCAGTGAAATTGTAGACTCCGCATCTCATGACTGCCCCTTAGTAACGCAGACGTATGGCACAGCAGCTGCCAAAGGTGCCTATGTGCCCTCGTCCCCAACAAGACTTGCTAAAGGACAGGACGCCAACTTAGAAGGTAATTGAGCAACAACTTCCAGGTTCTTGGATACCATGTTGTCACAGGAGTTGCTGCTTCCCACTGAGCCATGGGACAGAGCTTCCTTCCAAGGCTTGTGGAAGTGAatttatattcttcatttttggGGAAAAGGCAGTCATTGTAGCCAGTGAGTCTGGCTGTGTGTGAGCCCACCCAGCATGCCACCTCTCTGTAAGTAGCATGTCCTTCATGCATCATGGGCAGAGGCCACTAGTGCTGACATCTGAGGTCACTCAGGCATGGCCCTCTCCATCCCTGTGGCTGACTTTCCCTAAACTCAAGGGGTTTGTTTGCAAAAAACGGTTGTGCTAGCTTCCATGTTGTAAAGCAGCCCTTCAGCCATAGCACATGACTGTGTCTCCAGCTAAAGTCCCttaaagttgccttggtcctgtGCCTTACTTCTGTTTAGAGGGTTTGTACTGTGCTACTGCATGCTGGGAAATGGGTGCCATCATTTGGCTCTGCCTGCGGCTACAGTGGCCTCACTCTTCTGACCAGGTTGGGAAGGTCTTAGTGTGGCCATAGCTCATAACTGAGCCAGCTCTGTGAGAACAGCACTCTTATCTTTTCACAGCCTATACAGATGATCTGGGTGCCGTGGGGGGCGCATGCCTGGAGGATGAAGCCAGTGCCCTGCGCCTGGATGAAGACAGTGAACATCCTCCCATGATTCTCCGGACTGACTAATCCTGACCTGTGAATTCTGGCCCGGTCGCAGAGAACACTGGCCTGGCAGAGGACTTGTGCATTGCTGCTATGAACTTTGACCTGAATTGAGGGAGAGGATGGCAGAGATGAAACAAAGAGATTGTAGTTCTAGTCTATCCATACTGTTGAGAAAATACACTGTTTTCAACTCAGTGACTTCAATCCTGCTTATgaattttagctttttatttcctctcattctttttattttatttttatttttttatttttatttttatttttattttttttgccaaAATTAACTGTTTGGTGAAGTCTGTGGCGTCTCCTTGCTTTGCATGCATGATGTGCCAAGCCAGCATAGGAGAGCGAGTGGTCACTCCATAGCAAACCACAGTCATCAGGTCTCATGGCAGGACACAAATGAAGAAGGCTCTGTGTGCAGTGATTCTGCAGGGATAGGCCCATCCGCCAACTGAGACCAGCCAGGGAGCCAGTGGACAGTGGCCTCTGTCAGGAGCCCTCTTGCCCTACAGCCCCACCTGGACCATTTTCCCTCCATTTATTATACTCTTTCCAGATTGGATCATTCTGGGACTAGCTTTCTCCATGGGGGACTGTCGTTTGCAGTGTGTTCTCCATGGGGATCTTGAGGGAGAGAAGCTGTCTCTGCTCTGTGCCTTCTCTTCTGGCAGGTGAACTTGGCAATGTGCCAGAGCCAAGGAAGGCAATCCCTCATTTGTGTCATTAAATGCCCTGTCTCCTGCTGTCCCCATCCGATAACTGTgacttggggttttttgttttgtttttaaaggagagTCTGTAGCTACTCCCATGTCCAAGAAAGCACAGAGGTGTAAGATGCTATGTTAGACATCAGTCAGGGGACTGGAGCTGGACTGTCTGCCACAGGCACCTCTCCCTTCCTCAGAGTTAGCAGGGACAGGTAGGGAGGCCCCAGGGAGACAGCTCCCTCCCCAGGGGTGATGTGCCTTTTCTATCTTGGTGCAGGAAAGTGATGTCAGGTTTTAGGGCTGCCCTCACTTctgtttgcttttactttttggtGTCTTTGGGGGAGGTACAGATTCACATtagagcccaggctgccctggagctcactaactGTATGGTCcgagctggcctcagacttagagCAGTCTCCCTGCCTCAAGTTCTGAGAGCTCAGATTACAGGTACCACTGTGCCTAGCTCCTTTCTCAGCTCTACAGAATGGAGAGTTCAGGTCCTTAGATCTGCATTCTAAACACAG
This genomic stretch from Cricetulus griseus strain 17A/GY chromosome 4, alternate assembly CriGri-PICRH-1.0, whole genome shotgun sequence harbors:
- the Wipi2 gene encoding WD repeat domain phosphoinositide-interacting protein 2: MNLASQSGEAGAGQLLFANFNQDNTSLAVGSKSGYKFFSLSSVDKLEQIYECTDTEDVCIVERLFSSSLVAIVSLKAPRKLKVCHFKKGTEICNYSYSNTILAVKLNRQRLIVCLEESLYIHNIRDMKVLHTIRETPPNPAGLCALSINNDNCYLAYPGSATIGEVQVFDTINLRAANMIPAHDSPLAALAFDASGTKLATASEKGTVIRVFSIPEGQKLFEFRRGVKRCVSICSLAFSMDGMFLSASSNTETVHIFKLEAVREKPPEEPTTWTGYFGKVLMASTSYLPSQVTEMFNQGRAFATVRLPFCGHKNICSLTTIQKIPRLLVGASDGYLYMYNLDPQEGGECALMRQHRLDGSMETTSEIVDSASHDCPLVTQTYGTAAAKGAYVPSSPTRLAKGQDANLEAYTDDLGAVGGACLEDEASALRLDEDSEHPPMILRTD